Genomic segment of Arachis hypogaea cultivar Tifrunner chromosome 16, arahy.Tifrunner.gnm2.J5K5, whole genome shotgun sequence:
CGCACTGTGAAGACCTCAAGGAAATATTTGGTCAACTACGAATTTACAATATGAGACTGAACCCCGAGAAGTGTGCCTTCGGAGTAAAGGGGGGAAAGTTTCTCGGATTCATGCTCACATCCCGAGGAATCGAGGCGAACCCTGAAAAATGTTCAGCAATACTCAACATGGAAAGCCCTAAAACGataaaagaggtacaacaacttgCAGGAAGGGTAGCTGCGCTATCCCGATTCCTCCCCGCTGCATCAAGCCGAGCATATCACCTCTTCCAAACGATATCAAAGAACAAAAAATTTCATTGGACAGAGGAAGGCGAGAAAGCATTTTCCGAGCTCAAAGCGATCTTAGCAACACCACCCGTGCTACAAAGACCAAAAATCGGTAACCCTTTATATTTATACTTATCTGTTTCAAACTATGCTATAAGCTCGGCCCTTGTTCTTGAAACAGGAAAAACGCAACAGCCAGTATACTTTGTCAGCAGAGTCATGCAACCAACCGAGCAACGATATCCGAAGATAGAACAACTCGCCCTTGCACTGATAACAACAGCAAGGAGACTCAGGCACTACTTCCAAAGCCACACAATAATAGTAAGGACGAATCATCCACTGAGACAAATATTAACAAAACCAGAACTGGCAGGACGGTTGACCAAATGGTCAATTGAACTCTCAGAGTTCGACATTTAGTTTCAGACAAGACCGGCCCTCAAGGCACAAGTTCTCACCGACTTCATCACAGAGATGACCCCACACGATCACATTGAAACATGGGAATTGCACGTAGATGGGGCGTCAAGTCGAGAAGGAAGCGGGGCTGGAATGATATTAAAGGAGGGAAATAAGGTGGTAGCCGAGCAAGCCCTCCAATTTCACTTCTCGGCAAGCAACAATCAGGCCGAGTATGAAGCCCTCATAGCGGGATTAAAGCTCGCCCTAAGCCACAAAGCAACGAACTTGACGGCACATTGCGATTCCCTCCTGGTGGTCCAACAAATCCGAGGAGAATTCCAGGTAAAAGATCCCTTGCTAGAACAATACTGGCTCATAGCAAAGgatctaatttcaaatttcagtTCGTTCACCATATTACATGTGCATAGAGAGCAAAACGTCAGGGCAGATATACTATCTAAACTCGCCGCCACCAGAGCGGACACACAAACATCAACATTATCACAGCACACACTCACAAAACCGAGCATTGAATTATTATGTATTGAAAACATTAACCACCTCCACGATTGGAGGAAACCTTTCCTTGAATACATATGTACAGGTGCATTACCCAGAGACGAGCTCCATCCTCAACAGTTCAAACGTAAGGCAAGCTTCTACACAAAAATATCAGGAGAACTATACAGACGAGGTTTCTCACAACCACTACTAAGATGCCTAGACCAAAACCAAGCCAGAGAAGTAATGAATGAAGTCCATGAAGGAGTATGTGGGAACCACATAGGAGGACGAGCTCTCGCCGCAAAAATAATCCGAACAGGATATTATTGGCCGACCATAAAGAGAGATTGCATAGCTAAAGTCAAAACATGCgacaaatgccagaaacatgagGCGATCTCAACCAAGCCAGCCGAAGTACTGCACAGCATggaggtaagctggcctttcTACAGATGGGGGCTTGACATCCTCGGCCCCTTCCCAACAGCACCATGACAGGTAAAATTTCTTTTGGTATCCATAGACTACTtctcaaaatggatagaagcgcaacctttagcaaagataacagcTGAAAAGGTACGATCTTTTATTTGGAGAAATATAATATGCCGCTTTGGGATACCAAAAGAAATAATATCGGACAATGGTAGACAATTTACAGACAGTAAGCTCGGattatttctaaaaaatttcaATATTCAACACCGTTTtagctcggtagaacacccacaaactaatgggcaagccgaagctgctaaccGAGTTGTGTTGCAGGCAATAAAGAAGAAACTCGACAACGCAAAGGGAGAATGGGCCGAGTTCATTCCCGAAGTACTATGGGGCTACAACACCACAATACATAACACTACAGGCGAAACACCCTTCAAGTTGGTCTATGGCTCGGAAGCCCTGATCCCCATTGAGGTCGGATTACCCACGCTAAGAACCGAGCTGTACGATGAACAACAAAACCTAAAGGCCAGGAGCGCCGAGCTTGACTTAGCTGAAGAGGACAGGGAAATCGCCGCAATCAAACAAAGGGCCCagaagaaaataatagaaagaaaatatAACAGGACGGTGATTCCGAGAATATTCAACAAAGACGACCTTGTGCTCAGACGAACAGAGGAAGCCAGAAGACCTCCAGCTCATGgcaagctcgccgcaaattgggaGGGCCCCTTCCGTGTCACCAAAGTGCTCGGCAAGGGAGCATATCAACTCCAAACATTACAAGGCAATGCCATTCCAGGAAACTGGAACATCTCGTCACTCAAAATGTATATGTCCTAGTCTGTATCAAATGCGAATGAAGGTACTCTTTTTCCCCCCTTAGAGCTTTTTTCCCAACGAAAGGGTTTTGCCTAAggaagggttttaacgaggccggacGCCCCCCAAATCCTTGTAAAAGCGTTAGATTCTTTTCAAATAAAGCCTAACGATGACAAAATACAACAAAAACACTTATATTATCAAACTGGCCTGAAACATCGGCCAAATACCACTACTTAATAGTCAAACCAGCCTAACGTCGGCCAAACACCATACAAAGTCCAAAAAACTAACAGTCTAGAGCTCAGACAGTTAAAACAAAAGCCACAAATACAAAACAAACTAAGAAGGAGCATTCTCATCATGCTCCTCCACAGTACCATCTACAACTAACTTTCCACCTACAACTATCTTTGTAATATCGAGCTTATTACAATCAAAATCAGGAGCTAGCAGGGCAATCTGACTCACAGCACGATCAAAACCATCAGAAAACATCTCCATTCCAGCCTCCTCTAGCTCGTACACGCGAGAAGTAAGCCGACCTTTAGCCACGTCATGCTCCATAACTTCAGCTTGCAACAAGCGGATCTgatctctcagacgaaccacctCATCCTCAGCCTCTTTCGCCCTAGCCACAGCACTAACAGCAACATCTTCCTTTTCCTTTACAACCTTCTCCAAATCAGCAATCCGAGCTGTATATGACTTCTCCATGGAAGAAACCTTGTTGACAGCTTCTTGCTGATCAGCACCAATACACTCAACAGTCCGACCAACGCAGAGTAAGCGAGAAGCAACCACCTACCCAGCATCCATAACATGAGAACAATACAAAAGATTGAAAGAATAAGAAACACAAACAAAAACATACCTGAACAAATTTACCAAGCGCTTCCATTCCAGCACGCCGCGTCATAAGCATGTCCCCAGGGTATTGAGAGGCCCGATCAGAAAGTTCGGCAAAGTCAAACTGTTCGCTCCACAGAGAATGAGAGTTAGACCCCGCAATGAAGCCATGAAGTTTCTTCTGACGATCAAACACAGGGTCCCCCTCACCACGGATTTCCTGGTCAGCCTCAGAGATAACCTCCAAAGAAACATCATCCCTCTTCCTCTTAAACGAAGAGGCCGGACGACCAACAGAGGAAAAAGCCTGTTCGCCACCATCCTTATGCTCGGCCTGACCGACAACCTTGtcctttttcttatttaaaaaagtTTGCAACTTTAAAGGATCCAGCAAGGGAACTCGTCCTCCTACAACATACCCAACGGAAACGATAAACAAAATAGGAAAATGGTAGTACGGacgaaaattaaaacaaaaccttACCTATATATGTTTTCAAAGCCTCAACATCACCCGAGTCATACAAACGCAATACATCAGAAATAGACATGCACTCCCCAGCAGCAACGCTCTCAACCAAAAAATCCAACACAAATTCCTCCTCTTCACTCCGCTCAGAGGCCTCAAGGATTTGACTAGGCTCAGAACACCAATAAAGGGGAAATCTTTCACAAAGATCATCGTCCAAGTAAAACGGGTATTCGGACTCAATGGACCGAACTTTGACAAAAAGGgacttgaaatttttaaaagaagacttataaagaagaaatatggaaCGGCCAGGGAAACTGCTAAAGCAAACCCACAAACCTTTTCGAGTACCTTTCGCCTGAAAGAGCGAGAAGAACAATGGCAGGGAACAGGGAAAAGACAGATAATCCATCAGAATCTGGAAGGCGCGAAGGAACGCCCAGGAGTTAGGATGTAACTGCGAGGGAGCGCAGTTCAGTTGGGTAAGAACATCGCATTCGAAGGGCGAAAACGGAAAACGCACGCCAAGCTCAAGCATGCAGGGAGTGTACATGTAAAAGTACAACCAATCCCCTCTCCTCTCAAAAACCCTATCATCGCTAGAACAGGGAAGGAACTCTACACTAACCCTGGAACCCTTCCTCACGAAGTCCAACCCTTTCAACTCAGCAAGGGAGTCAACACTAGTAAAAGAAGACGACCGGGTCTTAACGTCCTCACTAACCCAGTGGTAAGGATCATCTTCCCTGACCTCCACAGCTTTTagtttctctttcaatttttcCCCCGTGAATGACCAAAAACAGTAAAAGACAGAAAGAAAACACTAACCTTTCGAAGACATAGCAAGATAAAgtgggaagaagaagaaacggcGAAGGCGTAAGTTCCGAAAGAAGTGATTATTGCAAAGCCCACTATTTTAGTGGGTAACTTAAACCCATACCCACTACGAAACATGGGGAACTAAAACGACACCAAATGCGCAATAAAAGCGACACGAATCACTAAACACACAAACCAAAAACCAAGCCCACCAAAACGATTATCGCGCGCAAATAAAGACATGGACGATCGAAGCTCGGCCGATATTCCTGAGCACAACACCAGccgagcttgggggctatgacgtGTGCAACCTCCCAGTAATGTAACCGACCTAAGATCTCGGCATCAATCACTCCTGGATGAGTCCGCTTTATCCTCTAACCGAAACCCATCACAGCAAGATACGCTAAAAAGAAGCACGTGACGACTCCTCGGAACTGAAAAGATACTAACAAACAATCCCGGTCATTTGGTATCGCAACTAACTCACACCTCACTTATAAAAACAGAAACCACAGCCCCTGGAAGGCACAGTATTCTCTTCTCTTACTTAAGACTCTTTCTTCTTTGATAAATACACGttctgacttaagcatcggagtgcttTTGCAGGTACTCCCACCACCGTGTTTCAGAGACATCCGAGGACCCTTGCCACACTGATCCCAGCGGACGTGTAAGCTCGCCCGGACCAAACAAGCTCCCAAGGCCGAGCTTACTCCTCGGATTACTTGAACGGAACAATTATAAATTTATGGGTATTTTATTTATTGTCATGCTACACATCTATATATCCATATATTTAAGTTGGCCCAATCCCAAACAACTTCACGCGCATCCAATCTCACTAAATAAACATGACTTTCACACACCCAATACACACGAAATTGCTATttcattcgcgcttcattatGGAAAAAcgttttttcttcttcaaaacgCACGAAACCGCTGCTActcttcgaatctctctcaaaatcactcaaacttcGCTCACGTTCTCTGCAAAAAATCACTACTGGAGAAGAATCGCGAGAAGATTTCGCAAGAAACAACTAGAAACTAACGAAAACAGCAACAAAGACTGACAAAGGTATGAGAAAAATTACTATTCATTTGAAATCTTGCAATGTAGCGTTTCTCCTAGTTGCATTTTAAGTTTACTGGATTGATTTGTTTCGTTTAGTATATCGACGTATTCTGTTTGCATTTTTACAgtgtaactagggctttgaataaaatttgttcttattttcattcagttcgttggatagtgtaactagggctttgaaCTTGATTGTTACTCTATTTAGTGGATAGTGTATGTGAGTAGATACTGTATCTAAATTTGAACTTGGTTGTTACTCTGTTGAGTTGACATCTTttgcatggagaaatactattcttgatgattgaaagTTTATAACGATTTGTTCACCACATATATGTTGTTCGGTTCAGTGGCCTTGGTGATTTCCATTTACTTGATATTTAGTGTGTTCAGGGCTTAGGGTTATTCTAATTGCATTTTTCTCCTATAACTAGGGGTTTATATGAAATTTGTTCTTAATTTCATTCAGTtcagtggatagtgtaactagggctttgaaCTTGATTTTTACTCTGTTCAGTGGATAGTGTATGTGAGTagatactatatctaaatttgaACTTGCTTGTTACTCTATTGAGTTGACATCTTttgcatggagaaatactattcttgatgattgaaagTTTACAACGATTTGTTCACCACATATATGTTGTTCGGTTTGGTGGTCTGGGTGATTTCCATTTACTTGatatttagtgtttttagggtttagggttatttTGATTGCATTTTTCCACTATAACTAGGAGTTTGTAtaaaatttgttcttattttcattcagttcagtggatagtgtaactagggTTTTGAACTTGGTTTTTACTCTGTTCAGTGGATAGTGTATGTGAGTAAATACTGTATCTAAATTTGAACTTGGTTGTTACTCTGTTGAGTTGACATCTTTTCGATGGAGAAATACTATTTTTGATGATTGAAAGTTTATAACGATTTGTTCACCACATATatgttgttcggttcggtggcttTGGTGATTCTCATTCACTTGATAATTagtgtgtttagggtttagggttatttTGATTACATGCAGTAATGCTTTTCTAGCCgttttattatttatcatgtttattcaatgcatgaataGGGTTCGGTTCAGTGGGTTGGGacattttaattgacttgattaACATATACATGCTTGTGGTTGTTGGTGTATTGAGTGaaatattgaccaaattttttcatTACAGAAAAACGGAACAAGACAATGGTGACAAAGAAGGAGAAGCCACACTATAATGTAagcacattaaatatatttatccattttcattcaaataatatctattttgtattataaaaataTCCTCACATTCTGTTTCAAAACTTGTTGAAAACTCATGATTGCAGATGTCAAACAAAGGCAATAGCAACAGTGTTCAGGGATATGAGTCAGGAAAAGAAAGATATAGTTGAAGAAATGGGATTTGGTGCCCTGGCACATGTCCCAAAAATGAATGTCTCTCACGCCCTCTTGAGAGAATTGATTGATTGCTATGATGACTATAATAGATGCTTGATGTAAGAACCGGAGTTTTTCAcgtaaaaccgttttaataaaataattttagtgtccGGAATGGATTCAAAATTtgaaagttttaatttgaaaatataaaggtgaaatttgatttcaatgaatttttctgagtcagaaaatgtattttctgtgaAAAATCGGGAAAAACCGCAAACCGACAGTCGAACCGGTTGAATTGGTTCAAGTCTGGCCGGTGCTGTGCGAGAGATAGTGGAAACAgttaaaaactttagaaaatagTAGGAATGGAAAACCgagcattaattttaaaggtttggcccaaagttgggccaaacggactaaaaatgctaatagattggaccgggcccaagcccaacatatataagggttcattaaatgaacctatTCAACACACCACTCTCATAACTCACACAGACCAGCTGGGAAAGAGAggagggagaagagagaagagcacTATTCACCTACAACTTCAATCCGCGATATCTCGAGCTACAGTGCTCCGATTCAcgtgccgtcagcggctacgcgAAGCTCTCGCCGAACCCGTCACTTCTATCTGTGCTTTATGGTAAGATTTTCGAGTTTTCCTGCCCAGCTTTCGTGCCCTTGTGAATTTCGagtttttggtttggttttgagtgaaatcttgtgattttgggtgtttaggtacactctagcacttgattcCCATTGGGTTTCGACCCAATCCTCTTTTGGTAAGGTGAGCACACTTGATCTCTTGTGATTTTGTGTATATATGAAACCCTAGGTTTGATTTATGGAACATGTGTCATATTAGCTTGAATAatggagcttgttggtgattgttgatgcttgttggagtgaTTGGTGGCTTGGATTGAGGTTGAAAGCTTAGCTTGTGCTCACTTGGGGTTTTGgtacatattgggaatcggccaaggtatggtttcagttttctctatgtagcattggtgtgggaaatcgtgattcacacttttcacatctccacacaactaaccagcaagtgcactgggtcatccaagtaataaaccttacgtcagtaagggtcgatcccacggagattgtcggcttgaagcaagctatggtcatccttgtaaatctcagtcaggcggattcaaatggttatgaggttttgataattaaaatataaataaaacataaaataaaataaagttacttatgtaattcattggtgggaatttcagataagcgtttggagatgctttgtcgcttctgaacctctgctttcctattgtcctcttccaatcatgcgtcctctcttccatggcaagctgtaggatcctctcagtgaaaatggtcctctatggtttctgcacggctaatcaactgtcggatttctcgtatcggatgaaaaataccaggtacagctaccgcatggctaatcatctatcggttcccgctagcatcggaataggatccattgatccttttgcacactgtcattgtGCCCAaaattcgcaggtttgaagctcgtcacagtcatcccttcccaaatcctactcggaataccacagacaaggtttagactttccggatcccaggaatgctgccaattgattctagcctataccacgaagatactaatctcacggactcggtcagtgtattagatacccaagagaatatactctggctatcatccaatgactacgtttaACATCAtatagaccgctttgtggttgtcaggcacacggatcttggctaagcgagtaacgaagattgggtgatcgtcacgggtcaccccttcattctggcttaactgaattaagtacgagagtatatcttggagaagaagtaggcgtgaattgaatagaaaatagtagtaattgcattaattcatgaagaacagcagagctccacaccttaatctatggggtgtagaaactccacggtagaaaatacataagtgaaagaggtctagacatggccgtgaggccagcctctccAAAGAGGTTTTCAGATGAAAAAAGTTACATAAGGTGatcaaagatataaaataaatctctaaaagtagttttatactaaactagtaacctagggttgcagaaaatgagtaactaagtacagatagtacagaaatccattttcggggcccacttggtgtgtgcttggatagagcattgaagctttcacatgaattggctgttcttggagttaaacgccagctttggtgccaatttgggcgtttaactccaattctggtgccagtttgggcgttttacgccagaaagttttaggctgtccttgagtgccagtttgggccatcaaatctcaagcaaagtatggactattatatatttctggaaagcccaagatgtctactttttaacgcaattaagagcactccaattgggcttttgtagctccagaaaatctacttcgagtgcaggagggtcaaaatccaacaacatctgcagtcctttttcagcttctgaatcaaatttttgctcaggtcccaacaatttcagctagaaaatacctgaaatcacagaaaaacacaaaaactcatagtaaagtccagaaatgtgatttttaaataaaaactaataaaaatataataaaaagtaactaaaacatactaaaaattatgtaaaaacaatgccaaaaaggtataaattattcgctcatcataacactaaacttaaattgttgcttgtccccaagcaactaaaaacaaaataggataaaaagaagagaatatacaatgaattccaaacttatcaatgaacttagttccaattagatgagcggggctagtagcctttttgcttctgaacagttttggcatctcactttatcctttgaagttcagaatgattggcatccataggaacttagaattcagatagtgttattgattctcttagttcagtatgttgattcttgaacacagctactttatgagtcttggccgtgaccctaagcattttattttccagtattaccacgggatacataaatgccatagacacataactgggtgaaccttttcagattgtgactcagctttgctagagtccccaattagaggtgcccagagctcttaagcacactctttttgctttggaccacgactttaaccgctcagtctcaagcttttcacttgacaccttcacgccacaaacacatggttagggacagcttggtttagccgcttaggccagaattttattcctttggaccctcctatccattaatgctcaaagccttggatcctttttttcccttgtcttttggttttaagggttattggctttttctttttcttctttttttttctttattattatttttttcgccaattttttttcttttttttttttcgcaagctttgtgtttttcactactttttcttgcttcaagaataaattttatgatttttcagattatcaataacatttctctttttacattattctttcaagagccaataattttaacattcataaacaacaaattcaaaaatatgcactgttcaagcattcattcagaaaacaaaaaatattgccaccacatcaaaataattaaactaatttcaagatagaattcgaaatcatgcacttcttgttcttttgcaattaaaaacatttttcatttaagaaaggtgaaggattcataggacattcatagctttaagacataaacactagacactaatgataatgtaataaagacataaacattgacaaaacataaagcatataattcgaaaaacaggaaaataagaacaagaaaattaaagaacgggtccaccttagtgatggcggctagttcttcctcttgaagatcttatggagtgcttgagctcctttatgttcttctttgcctttgttgctcctctctcatggctctttggtcttctctaatttcatggaggatgatggaatgctcttggtgctccatccttagttgccccatgttggaactcaaatctcctaaagaggtgttgagttgctcccaatagttttgtggagaaaagtgtatcccttgaggcatctcagggatttcttgatgaggaatttcctcatgctcttgttgaggtccatgagtgggctctcttatttgctccatcattttcttagtgatgggcttgtcttcatcaatgatgatgtcttcctctatgacaattccagctgaattgcataggttacaTATGAGATgaaggaaggctaaccttgccaaagtagagggcttgtccgccaacttgtagagttctagggatatgatctcatgaacttctacttcctctc
This window contains:
- the LOC140180117 gene encoding uncharacterized protein, giving the protein MTPHDHIETWELHVDGASSREGSGAGMILKEGNKVVAEQALQFHFSASNNQAEYEALIAGLKLALSHKATNLTAHCDSLLVVQQIRGEFQVKDPLLEQYWLIAKDLISNFSSFTILHVHREQNVRADILSKLAATRADTQTSTLSQHTLTKPSIELLCIENINHLHDWRKPFLEYICTGALPRDELHPQQFKRKASFYTKISGELYRRGFSQPLLRCLDQNQAREVMNEVHEGVCGNHIGGRALAAKIIRTGYYWPTIKRDCIAKVKTCDKCQKHEAISTKPAEVLHSMEAIKKKLDNAKGEWAEFIPEVLWGYNTTIHNTTGETPFKLVYGSEALIPIEVGLPTLRTELYDEQQNLKARSAELDLAEEDREIAAIKQRAQKKIIERKYNRTVIPRIFNKDDLVLRRTEEARRPPAHGKLAANWEGPFRVTKVLGKGAYQLQTLQGNAIPGNWNISSLKMYMS